Within the Fischerella sp. PCC 9605 genome, the region AAAATCATTAATTTTTACGGTCAAAATCAGGACTCTAGCACCGCGAGTTTCCTGTTGCAAGTCTCCAACCAGTTCTTGAATGATTGCTTGAGTATCCTGGTTAACGTCTCCTAGTCCGACCGTATCCGTAAAAATGAGCAACGGCAGATCGCTGGAAGGATAAGTATAGCGCTCTGTGTGTTGGGTGTGCGGACGATACCCCTGACCCACAATCTCCGCAGAAACTCCCGTCAGCCCCCGCACAATCGAACTTTTTCCGGCTTGGGGTTTACCAATCATTAGGGCTTCTGTGGTTGGCAATTTTGCCCGAACTTGCTCTAATATCTCTGCAACTTCAGCCTCGCTGACGCTAAACCACTTCACAACCGTTTTTGCTACTTGATCTACGGGTAGAAGTTGCATCAAGCTTGCTGTTGTCTTGTTCCAGGTATCAGCAATACGGTTTGTCCAGGAATTATCAACCGATTCATTTGTCATGTTGTCAGGGGGCAGCGCCGCGGGTGGGTTCCCCGACTTGTGGCTACTGCCATTCGGTTCACTGAACTGCTGAGAATCTGCTGACGGTAAGTCAGCATCACGTTGATCGGTCATTCCCCTCAAAACACCGAATAGGTTCTAACTCCATCCTATCTATCATTACTGGGCTTTGGGTTAACTATTGTAAGTTGACAAAGCTATCTATAAAAAGGATTGGGGATTGGGTAAAGGTTAAAGGGAAAAGGGTAAAGGAATTTATTAACCTTTTACCTTTCACGCCAGTCGCTACAACGGGGGGAACCCCGCAACGCGCTGGCTCCCCTTTTCCCCTTTCCCTCTTGTTTTTCCGATGCCCAATGCCCCAGTCCCCAGTAAAACGATCGTGGCGACCAGTTGAAATACTGATTATTTGGTTAATGCAATCGTATTTGTTAACTACCAAGATGCAGAGAAGACAAAAGAGCGATCGCACCTTCCCATTTATCATCCTCTAGATAGATGTGAACTGTTGAGACAACAGATAATGCTTAACCAAGGCAAACTTTGAAATCCTAATTCTTTCGTAAAGGTGATGGCATTCATCCATCATCTGTACTTGTGCCAAATTGATTTGGCGTCTCCTGTTGCATTTTAGGTTTTAGCCTAGCTTTCACAGGAGTAGGAAAGAAAACACTAGGCGTAGTTGATCGCTTAAAAGCGAATAAAAAACTACTCCAAGTCTTGACTAGGCTTGCCTGAAAATTTCACAATGAGGTTGAGCCGAGTTTTTTAAGTGGGTGTGATTCGCTCTGGAGAAACCTATTTTTTGGAAATATTCCAGCGTCTCGTCAATTGAGTCGTTGCGTTGTTCAAAACAATACGAGGAATATTTAAAGCATTCTATGAGGATAAATATGATCTGGGAACAAACAAATTTAGAAACTGACCAAAGGATATTTTATGCCTTCGGTTAGCTTCGCTGCTCAAATCTTGGGAGTGACTTCATGCATAAGATCCCAAAGAATATAAATATTTTGCGTTCAATAAATTTGTTCCATACAACCAGATTTTCACCATGAATAAAAAATGGGCAGTCAAGCGAATCACTGTAAACCTGGCATTAAATGAAGCCAACAAGCTTGAAAAATATTGCAATCAGACAGGGAGAGCAGCAACGGATGTGATTCGAGAACTTATTCGAGGATTGCCCATGAATAAGAGTGAATAGCATTAGGGCTTGGTTTTTCTTTTACACCAAATAGGCAATTTTTTCTCTACCGCATTTTGGAGTAAGGACATTACCATTGTCTCCGCAAACTGGCTCGCTCGTGCGTTTTACCATTCACACTTAACCAATCTTTTTGCCACTCAATGAAGTTACACACTGGTTGATAGAATAATTGATACTATCCCGCTAGATTTTGGCTACGCGTGATTAAGTGAAATTCCCTATTAATAGTGCTCTTGGACAGCTTTCACAAAAAAGTACTCCGCATCGAGGTTGTAGCTTGTAATTGAGCTACAACCCTGATAAATTCTTGTGCTTAAGGGTTAGTGTAAAAGGTTAAGGCATGGGGAAGTTTTGAATGAGTTCCCGAATCACATCTGTTGCTACTTTCCCTGTTTGGCTGCAATATTTTTCAAGTTGATCGGCTTCATCTGGTGTCAAGTCTAGGGTAACTCGCTTGAATGATGATTTTCTAGAAGGGGTTGCAATATTGAGATATCTATGCGATGCAGCCTCATTCATCTTTGTTTGTAATTGTTTCTAATTGTATCAAGTTCACTTATATTGCCAATCCACAAGCATTTTGACCAGGGAAAATCTTGATTTTGAGATTTAAGTTAAACTTAATAATGAATGTCAAACTCCCTTGTTTGCTGTGAAAGTGTGAATTATTGCTGAAAAATGGCTCATGGACAACTTGCTGTTTAGTTCATCTTTACCTTTGGTAGTTGAACTTGTTTGCAGGTGCAGGTTGAATAGGTTGCAATTAACATGTTATCTGCATACGGTCAAGACTGTTGAGTGATGAGTGATATGACTGACAGTGAGGTAATATTGAACGAGCAATTGCTTAAACAAAATTTACATTTACCTCTAAAGTCTCCTTTAACTTCCTGATGTTCTCTCAAAAAGTTTCAAGAAGTTTCAG harbors:
- a CDS encoding CopG family transcriptional regulator; this translates as MNEAASHRYLNIATPSRKSSFKRVTLDLTPDEADQLEKYCSQTGKVATDVIRELIQNFPMP